One window of Dysidea avara chromosome 11, odDysAvar1.4, whole genome shotgun sequence genomic DNA carries:
- the LOC136238603 gene encoding uncharacterized protein isoform X2 has product MPILLDKADTTTDPWVVQMPRGICPYAVNVKRIVEETMKDQHTNSIEGHAVSQNRNDGQVRKVDQHTMTDPEQPTHEEQGNDGDDKNEVLKELRDDGNECCEILKAKLKEKYDSTLKEVVESYEKEIDQLKRQHRKSIVHHVKMERSYQEKIKELQVKCDDLIKDIDMMKNSEQERASEQGEVEEAINEQLDNEEVQHKEMVPGTVRIELIKGTELLMCNRDGTSDPYCYVSVVHSNDQKKITAALWSIEKLCQYKLIEAAYETSSTVSCTVDPVWEEYFELPVKDINTYAILIEVWDDDEQNLKLRDMKLFDQSSSEGEGDGFIGRAFLPISMIKCDDMDWVLPVYGRKKKIHGEIQLHVGMLRAEDEVPTDQSGN; this is encoded by the exons ATGCCAATTCTGCTCGATAAAGCAGATACTACAACCGACCCATG GGTAGTTCAAATGCCAAGAGGTATCTGCCCATATGCTGTCAATGTCAAAAGGATTGTTGAAGAG ACAATGAAAGACCAACATACCAACAGCATTGAAGGTCATGCGGTATCTCAAAACAGAAATGATGGACAAGTTAGAAAAGTGGATCAGCACACGATGACAGATCCTGAACAACCAACACATGAAGAACAAGGAAATGATGGGGATGATAAGAATGAG gtGCTTAAAGAACTGAGGGATGATGGTAATGAATGCTGTGAAATATTGAAAGCAAAGCTTAAGGAGAAATATGACAGTACCCTTAAAGAAGTAGTGGAGAGCTATGAAAAAGAAATAGACCAGCTGAAACGACAACACAGGAAGTCCATTGTCCATCATGTAAAAATGGAGAGAAGTTATCAAGAGAAAATAAAGGAGCTGCAAGTAAAATGTGATGATCTAATCAAAGACATAGACATGATGAAGAATAGTGAACAAGAAAGGGCATCCGAACAAGGAGAAGTAGAGGAAGCAATCAATGAGCAACTTGATAATGAGGAGGTTCAGCACAAG GAAATGGTACCTGGCACAGTCCGAATAGAGT TAATCAAGGGAACAGAATTATTGATGTGCAACAGAGATG GAACAAGTGACCCTTACTGCTATGTTAGTGTGGTACACTCAAATGATCAAAAGAAAATTACAGCAGCCTTATGGAGTATAGAGAAACTGTGTCAATATAAGTTGATAGAAGCCGCTTATGAAACCAGTAGTACTGTATCTTGTACAGTTGACCCTGTGTGGGAAGAGTACTTTGAACT ACCTGTTAAAGACATCAACACTTATGCCATTTTGATTGAAGTCTG GGATGATGACGAACAGAATTTAAAGTTACGAGATATGAAGTTGTTTGACCAGAG TTCTAGTGAAGGGGAAGGTGATGGATTTATTGGTCGGGCATTTTTGCCAATTTCA ATGATCAAATGTGATGATATGGACTGGGTGCTCCCAGTATATGGGAGGAAGAAGAAAATTCATGGAGAAATTCAGCTCCATGTTGGCATGCTTAGAGCA GAGGATGAAGTACCTACTGATCAGTCAGGGAATTGA
- the LOC136238603 gene encoding uncharacterized protein isoform X1, with product MLTRVFRGAIDWFSSAVGERRNTSSGSKCLCSTSTMPILLDKADTTTDPWVVQMPRGICPYAVNVKRIVEETMKDQHTNSIEGHAVSQNRNDGQVRKVDQHTMTDPEQPTHEEQGNDGDDKNEVLKELRDDGNECCEILKAKLKEKYDSTLKEVVESYEKEIDQLKRQHRKSIVHHVKMERSYQEKIKELQVKCDDLIKDIDMMKNSEQERASEQGEVEEAINEQLDNEEVQHKEMVPGTVRIELIKGTELLMCNRDGTSDPYCYVSVVHSNDQKKITAALWSIEKLCQYKLIEAAYETSSTVSCTVDPVWEEYFELPVKDINTYAILIEVWDDDEQNLKLRDMKLFDQSSSEGEGDGFIGRAFLPISMIKCDDMDWVLPVYGRKKKIHGEIQLHVGMLRAEDEVPTDQSGN from the exons AATGTTTGTGTAGTACATCTACTATGCCAATTCTGCTCGATAAAGCAGATACTACAACCGACCCATG GGTAGTTCAAATGCCAAGAGGTATCTGCCCATATGCTGTCAATGTCAAAAGGATTGTTGAAGAG ACAATGAAAGACCAACATACCAACAGCATTGAAGGTCATGCGGTATCTCAAAACAGAAATGATGGACAAGTTAGAAAAGTGGATCAGCACACGATGACAGATCCTGAACAACCAACACATGAAGAACAAGGAAATGATGGGGATGATAAGAATGAG gtGCTTAAAGAACTGAGGGATGATGGTAATGAATGCTGTGAAATATTGAAAGCAAAGCTTAAGGAGAAATATGACAGTACCCTTAAAGAAGTAGTGGAGAGCTATGAAAAAGAAATAGACCAGCTGAAACGACAACACAGGAAGTCCATTGTCCATCATGTAAAAATGGAGAGAAGTTATCAAGAGAAAATAAAGGAGCTGCAAGTAAAATGTGATGATCTAATCAAAGACATAGACATGATGAAGAATAGTGAACAAGAAAGGGCATCCGAACAAGGAGAAGTAGAGGAAGCAATCAATGAGCAACTTGATAATGAGGAGGTTCAGCACAAG GAAATGGTACCTGGCACAGTCCGAATAGAGT TAATCAAGGGAACAGAATTATTGATGTGCAACAGAGATG GAACAAGTGACCCTTACTGCTATGTTAGTGTGGTACACTCAAATGATCAAAAGAAAATTACAGCAGCCTTATGGAGTATAGAGAAACTGTGTCAATATAAGTTGATAGAAGCCGCTTATGAAACCAGTAGTACTGTATCTTGTACAGTTGACCCTGTGTGGGAAGAGTACTTTGAACT ACCTGTTAAAGACATCAACACTTATGCCATTTTGATTGAAGTCTG GGATGATGACGAACAGAATTTAAAGTTACGAGATATGAAGTTGTTTGACCAGAG TTCTAGTGAAGGGGAAGGTGATGGATTTATTGGTCGGGCATTTTTGCCAATTTCA ATGATCAAATGTGATGATATGGACTGGGTGCTCCCAGTATATGGGAGGAAGAAGAAAATTCATGGAGAAATTCAGCTCCATGTTGGCATGCTTAGAGCA GAGGATGAAGTACCTACTGATCAGTCAGGGAATTGA